A section of the Carassius auratus strain Wakin unplaced genomic scaffold, ASM336829v1 scaf_tig00033206, whole genome shotgun sequence genome encodes:
- the LOC113081125 gene encoding retinoid-inducible serine carboxypeptidase, with the protein MIMARSWMDMLAVLLLAVSFYKGSCVPVETKESWEYVDVRDGAHMFWWLYYGNSSSASYKDLPLVMWLQGGPGGSSCGFGNFEEIGPLDRDLKLRETSWVRAASVLFVDNPVGTGYSYTDTEDALTKDVAMVASDMMVLLKSFFSKQTEFQSIPFYIFSESYGGKMAAAISLELTKAVQAGSIKCNFAGVALGDSWISPVDSVMTWGPYLYSTSLLDDNGLDEVTNAAKAVLEAVRQGQYQKATDLWSITENVVEQNTNGVNFYNILTQNSDEMVKTSSDQTNGFLSSLKRRHIRPLHRQSLSELMNGPIRKKLGVIPNNVTWGGQAEAVFESMAGDFMKPVVDIVDQLLAAGVNVTIYNGQLDLIVDTMGQELWVKQLKWDGLQYFNKMKWTALEDPQTQRQTGAFYKTYKNFAFYWILKAGHMIPSDQGPMALRMLKMVTQHE; encoded by the exons GAAGTTGTGTTCCAGTTGAAACCAAAGAGTCATGGGAATATGTGGATGTCCGTGATGGAGCTCATATGTTCTGGTGGCTCTATTATGGCAATAGCTCCAGTGCCAGTTATAAAGATCTACCTCTGGTTATGTGGCTTCAG GGAGGTCCTGGCGGATCTAGCTGTGGTTTTGGCAATTTTGAGGAAATTGGACCTCTTGACAGAGACCTTAAGCTGAGAGAAACCTCTTGG GTGCGTGCTGCCAGTGTGTTATTTGTGGATAACCCAGTGGGCACCGGATACAGTTACACAGACACTGAAGATGCCCTCACCAAGGACGTTGCAATGGTTGCATCAGACATGATGGTCCTCCTCAAGAGCTTTTTCTCTAAACAGACAGagtttcaa AGTATTCCCTTCTACATATTTTCTGAGTCTTATGGaggcaaaatggcagcagctaTTTCCCTCGAACTCACAAAG GCTGTTCAAGCTGGTTCAATCAAATGCAACTTTGCTGGGGTGGCTTTGGGAGATTCCTGGATCTCTCCTGTAG ATTCAGTCATGACATGGGGTCCTTATCTTTACAGCACA TCTCTGTTGGATGACAATGGACTGGACGAGGTGACTAATGCAGCAAAGGCAGTGCTGGAAGCAGTGAGACAGGGCCAGTACCAAAAAGCCACAGACTTGTGGTCCATCACTGAGAATGTAGTGGAACAG AACACAAATGGTGTGAACTTCTATAACATCCTCACACAAAACTCAGATGAGATGGTGAAGACCAGTTCAGATCAAACCAATGGATTCCTCT CCTCACTGAAGCGTCGCCACATTCGCCCTTTGCACCGTCAGTCCCTCTCAGAGTTGATGAATGGGCCAATCAGAAAGAAGCTTGGTGTCATACCAAATAATGTCACATGGGGAG GACAAGCTGAAGCAGTGTTTGAAAGCATGGCAGGAGATTTCATGAAGCCTGTGGTGGACATTGTAGATCAGCTTTTGGCTGCTGGAGTCAATGTTACCATCTACAATGGCCAGCTGGATCTCATAGTGGACACAATGG GTCAGGAGTTGTGGGTGAAACAGCTGAAATGGGACGGACTCCAATACTTCAACAAAATGAAATGGACGGCACTGGAGGACCCACAAACACAGAGGCAAACTGGAGCTTTCTATAAGACCTACAAGAACTTTGCCTTCTACTGGATCCTCAAAGCTGGGCATATG ATCCCATCTGACCAGGGGCCAATGGCTCTGCGGATGTTGAAGATGGTGACCCAGCACGAGTGA